A genomic region of Prionailurus bengalensis isolate Pbe53 chromosome D1, Fcat_Pben_1.1_paternal_pri, whole genome shotgun sequence contains the following coding sequences:
- the LOC122483416 gene encoding olfactory receptor 52M1 yields the protein MLTFQNSCSVPSSFQLAGIPGLESLHLWLSIPFGSMYLVAVVGNITILAVVKVENSLHQPMYFFLCMLAVVDLVLSTSTMPKLLGIFWFGAGDIGLDACLAQMFLIHCFATVESGIFLAMSLDRYVAICNPLHHTTVLTHAMVGRLGLAALFRGVLYIGPLPLMIRLRLPLYKARVISHSYCEHMAVVTLACGDSRVNNVYGLSIGFLVLILDSMAIAVSYVMIFRAVMGLATPEARLKTLGTCGSHICAILIFYVPIVVSSLFHRFGHQVPPPIHTLLANFYLLIPPILNPIVYAVRTKQIRERLLQMLKTETKFK from the coding sequence ATGCTCACTTTTCAAAATTCCTGCTCAGTACCCAGCTCCTTCCAGCTTGCTGGCATCCCAGGGCTGGAATCCCTGCATCTCTGGCTTTCCATCCCCTTTGGCTCCATGTACCTGGTTGCCGTGGTGGGGAACATCACCATTCTGGCTGTGGTAAAGGTGGAGAATAGCCTGCACCagcccatgtacttcttcctgtgTATGTTGGCGGTTGTTGACCTGGTTCTATCCACTTCTACTATGCCCAAACTGCTGGGAATCTTCTGGTTTGGTGCTGGTGATATTGGCCTGGATGCCTGCTTGGCCCAAATGTTCCTCATCCACTGCTTTGCCACAGTTGAGTCAGGCATCTTCCTTGCCATGTCTTTGGACCGCTACGTAGCCATTTGCAACCCGCTACATCATACCACAGTGCTCACTCATGCTATGGTGGGACGGTTGGGGCTGGCTGCCCTCTTTCGGGGGGTACTCTACATTGGACCTCTGCCTTTGATGATCCGCCTACGGCTGCCCCTTTACAAGGCTCGTGTCATCTCACACTCTTACTGTGAGCACATGGCTGTGGTCACCTTGGCATGTGGTGACAGCAGGGTCAACAATGTCTATGGGCTAAGCATTGGTTTTTTGGTCCTAATCTTGGATTCCATGGCTATTGCTGTCTCTTATGTGATGATTTTCCGGGCCGTGATGGGGCTAGCCACACCTGAAGCCCGACTTAAAACCCTGGGGACATGTGGTTCTCACATCTGTGCCATTCTGATCTTTTATGTTCCTATTgtggtttcttctctctttcaccGATTTGGTCACCAGGTACCTCCTCCAATCCACACTTTACTGGCTAACTTCTACCTCCTCATTCCTCCAATCCTTAATCCCATTGTTTACGCTGTCCGCACCAAGCAGATCCGGGAGCGGCTTCTCCAAATGCTGAAGACAGAAACTAAGTTCAAGTGA